In Nymphaea colorata isolate Beijing-Zhang1983 chromosome 3, ASM883128v2, whole genome shotgun sequence, a genomic segment contains:
- the LOC116249983 gene encoding fe(2+) transport protein 2-like gives MASLSCSPSPVARLLFVVIAVVLLSTLAEATAEPAGVCERKAGECHDTLTARRLKIIAIFAILVASMVGVCLPLVTRSAPVLSPDGNVFAIVKAFSSGVILATGFMHVLPDSFNNLTSQCLPGAPWRNFPFTTFVAMLSAVFTLMVDSFATSLHGKVAATNMACEMAAVGDAEAGAVTAAGTDKDRKDQKLLRHRIVAQVLELGIVVHSVVIGLSLGASDNPCTIRPLVAALCFHQLFEGMGLGGCILQADYKLKAKAIMAFFFSVTTPFGVAMGIGLSNVYSDTSPTALIVQGLLNACSAGLLNYMALVDLLAADFLGPKLQGNLKLQFEAYMAVFLGCGGMSFMAKWA, from the exons atggcGTCCCTGTCGTGTTCGCCTTCTCCGGTCGCTCGCCTTCTCTTCGTGGTGATCGCCGTCGTCTTGCTTTCGACGCTCGCAGAAGCCACCGCCGAGCCCGCGGGAGTCTGCGAAAGGAAGGCCGGGGAGTGCCACGACACGTTGACTGCGCGCCGGCTGAAAATAATCGCCATCTTCGCCATCCTGGTGGCCAGCATGGTCGGGGTGTGCCTGCCCCTCGTAACACGCTCAGCGCCGGTGCTGAGCCCCGATGGGAATGTGTTCGCGATCGTCAAGGCGTTCTCCAGCGGGGTGATCCTGGCGACGGGGTTTATGCACGTACTGCCGGACTCCTTCAACAACCTGACGTCGCAGTGCCTGCCGGGGGCGCCTTGGCGGAACTTCCCGTTCACCACCTTCGTGGCGATGCTGTCGGCCGTCTTCACGCTCATGGTCGACTCGTTCGCGACGAGCCTCCACGGGAAGGTGGCGGCGACCAACATGGCTTGCGAGATGGCCGCGGTTGGAGACGCGGAGGCGGGCGCAGTTACGGCCGCCGGCACGGATAAGGACCGGAAGGATCAGAAGCTTTTGCGTCACCGCATCGTGGCTCAG GTGCTTGAACTGGGGATCGTGGTGCACTCAGTTGTAATAGGCCTCTCCCTGGGCGCTTCTGATAACCCCTGCACAATCAGGCCCTTGGTCGCTGCCCTTTGCTTCCACCAACTCTTCGAAGGCATGGGCCTCGGTGGCTGCATCCTCCAG GCTGATTACAAGCTGAAGGCTAAAGCGATCATGGCATTCTTCTTCTCGGTAACCACTCCATTTGGGGTGGCCATGGGGATTGGCCTGTCCAACGTCTACAGCGACACCAGCCCCACGGCGCTCATTGTGCAGGGACTTCTGAACGCTTGTTCGGCAGGGCTGCTGAACTACATGGCGCTGGTGGATCTTCTGGCAGCAGATTTCTTGGGTCCCAAGTTGCAGGGCAACCTGAAGCTTCAGTTCGAGGCGTACATGGCGGTTTTCTTGGGTTGTGGGGGAATGTCCTTCATGGCCAAGTGGGCATAA